Part of the Henckelia pumila isolate YLH828 chromosome 2, ASM3356847v2, whole genome shotgun sequence genome is shown below.
gatcttcaaAGAAACATTTGTTGCCTTTGTAAAAAGGGCAAGGTTGTCATCGTGGATTTGCATGGAATGGAACGTAGTAGGATAGATATTGCTATGCTGCAAAGAATGCATGCTgaaattaaaggtaaaaattattaGCTTCTTTTAATAGTGCTTGGTGTTGGCTAGAATCCTCTTCCCAATTGTTTTCGAATGTGTTTGTAGTATTCGATCTACGATCTAGAGATTTGGATTATAAAGCTTATGTGATTGCCAAAGTGAGAGCTCATTTGTGGCCTGCCATTCTTAAAAAAGAAGTTATCCCTGCAGTTTGGGGTCGTTTTGCAGTGATTGATGCTCAAAAAGCTTTGGACCTTTTGAAGGAAGATGATAGCATTGGGAAGATTATTTTGTGTATGAATTTTGAGAAGACCAGTGGCCATCTTAAAATGGAGAAGACCAGTGGTCATTTTAAAATTAActagataataaatattataaccGAGATCATAATGCATATAAATTTATGGGGCAGCTTAATTTATAGCCCTATTGTATGTGTTTTTAGGTTAGATTTATACTCTTCCAGGTGTTCTGTTTACGAGGGAGTggactaaattttattttattgagttATATTATACTTGTGTAACATATaaacgataaaaaaaaaaaaccaaccaAGAGAGAACAGTTATGAATATGAAATTGTATTATGCTTAGAAAAATGAACCAAAATATTACCATATAAATAGTAAAAGATTATCCTAAAAAACTCAACAAacactaatttttttatttttattttttttgaggaAAAACAAACTTAATTAAATCAACCAAGTAGATCAACTATTACAGAGTGAGCAAGAAAGCGTGGACTAAAATCAACAAAATCCAAAAAAGTCCCACGAGCAGCTAGGAGATGTGCTACGTTATTAGCTTGACGTCCACAACAGTGGAGCTCCCAAGAAGCAAggtttgcattgaagatatggttCCGAATAAACGAAATGGTGGCTGCATCTGGTGCAAACGGAGAAGGGTTTGAAATCGCCAAAAACACATTGCTAGAATCTGTTTATATAATAACCTTCGACCAGCGATGGAGACTAGCCATCAAAATACCTTCTCTAACAGCCATCAATTCCGCTCTAAAAGGTGTGAAAGATCCATACAGAAAATTGGCCCGAGATAAGAGCACAActccacgatcatctcgagccACCACCCCACTCCAATGCCTGGAAGAGTCTCCGATACTGCTGCATCTACATTAATCTTAGCAAAATCCAAGATGGGTTTCTGCCAAATAGGAGATTGAGTGGATGGAATAACTATGCGATCTTTGAGAGTTGAATCATATTGCTCCCACAACGAGCATGCTCGAGAGACCACCTCCTCTGCTTTCCGAAACTTGTTCTCAAAAACAAATTGATTTCTATCCAGCCATAGACTCCAAGATACCATCGCAAATAAGGCCAAATCATTCCTCACCCCAAAAGAGCAAACCCAACTCCATAAATCCATAAAACAGCTTCCAACAAATTGAGATAGAAGGGGCCATAAAGAAGTGGCAAACCATACTTCTCTCGCTCTCTCGCAATGCCATAAAACATGAAAACTATGTTCGGGAAAAGACTGGCATCGAGGACAAATGGTATCCAGCTTGATCCCACGAGATGCAAGGTGAAAGCGAGATGGACAAATCTCATGAATAGCCTTCCAAATAAATGTCTTAACTTTACTCTGAATTTTGAGATTCCCAAGTTTTCGAAGGAAAGAAACAGCTCCTGAGAAGGTTCCCGTGCTACTGCCCTCACAAACAGAAGAAGCCAAGTGATAACCAGATCGGACTGAGAATGCACCATCTGTATTAAAATGCCAAATAAGCTTATCAGGATCATTTAAGCATCGCTGCGGAAGACGTCGGATTTCATCATGATCGATAGGCCATAGAATATGATGAATTTGTTGCCAATTCCATTCTCCTGTCTCAGTCAAAAGATCACTCACTCGAATGTCTGCGTACCCTGGTCTAGACTTTGTGATCGGTCGAAAAGTGAGAGGTCTCATTAACCATGGATCTTGAAAAACTCTGATGTTATGGCCTGACCCAATACGCCAACAAAGCCCTTTAACAAGTAACTCTCTGCCCCATAAGATACTTCTCCAAACATAAGATGGATTGCTGCCCAACGGAGCTCCAAGAAAAGTGGTAGACGAAAAGTATTCGCTCTGACTAAACGGGACAGGAGAGAGCTCGGATATTGTAAAATTCTCCAGCCTTGTTTGGCTAACAAAGATTGAttaaacttgcagaaatcacgGAATCCCAAACCACCATGGTCCTTTGCTAAACATAGACGATTCCATTTCAACCAGTGTATTCCATCATCTTTGTCATTTCAACCAGTGTATTCCAACAAACACTAATTAAAGTGCATATAGAGCATAAAAGCCACCAACTCCTAAAGAAAAAGAAGTgatgagagaaaataaaaaaaaaaccaataacAAACTATAATTATTTGCAAAGGTTAATTCAACTATGAAAATATGACATGTTTAACTCATTTGCAACTCTCTCCAGTCGTGCAAGCTTACGGTCAAAGACACAaaggttaatttttttttttttgaaactcaTCAAACTTTGCTTTGCCATGTGCTTCTGTAAATATATCTACAACTTGATCTTCTGTTCGTATCTTCTTCACCTGAGAAATATCAATTGTTGGAAAGTTGGAGAAAGGATAATGTCGTCATTTCTCCCACAAGAGTTATATTATAGAATGATAAATTATGTTTTTGTGTTGCCTTCCTATTTACCGCTTTATTTGAAATGTTTCATGTCTCGAAAGGGAAATCGACCAATGATGTGTGGTGTTGAGGTCAATTGGGGTGATATAGCAGTTGTGGTTACGGAATGCTTTGGAATAATTGAAGCAGATGGAAGAAATGTCAATTGTTGGAAAGTTCGAGCAAAAGTAATGTCATCAGATGTATTACAGAATGATCATAAATTATGTATTTCTTTGCAACACATGACATAAATTGTGAATTTTAGGTTTGTGTCATTCTCGAGGGAGGAGGGTAGGCTGGAAAAGTGTTTGTGTCGGCAAACTTTCTTCTTCCATTTCCTATTGATATTGATTTAGGGTTTATAGATTTTTCTATCTTCACaaatttgttaataaaaaaattcataatcactttTAAAGTTTATAAACACTATCTTAGATTATGCGGAGGCTTACATTATGCATCATGCAACATATGGTCAGCTTTATTTGAAATGTGTGATCCCAAGACACTTGAAGATAAAATGATATTGGTGAGAACCAAGACTAAAAG
Proteins encoded:
- the LOC140881229 gene encoding uncharacterized protein, producing the protein MRPLTFRPITKSRPGYADIRVSDLLTETGEWNWQQIHHILWPIDHDEIRRLPQRCLNDPDKLIWHFNTDGAFSVRSGYHLASSVCEGSSTGTFSGAVSFLRKLGNLKIQSKVKTFIWKAIHEICPSRFHLASRGIKLDTICPRCQSFPEHSFHVLWHCERAREVWFATSLWPLLSQFVGSCFMDLWSWVCSFGVRNDLALFAMVSWSLWLDRNQFVFENKFRKAEEVVSRACSLWEQYDSTLKDRIVIPSTQSPIWQKPILDFAKINVDAAVSETLPGIGVGWWLEMIVELCSYLGPIFCMDLSHLLERN